From the genome of Deinococcus sp. JMULE3, one region includes:
- the recA gene encoding recombinase RecA: MSKEKDITAAPTDAKERAKAIETAMSQIEKAFGKGSIMKLGAESKLDVQAVSTGSLSLDLALGVGGVPKGRITEIYGPESGGKTTLALAIVAQAQKAGGTCAFIDAEHALDPVYARALGVNTDELLVSQPDNGEQALEIMELLVRSGAVDVVVVDSVAALTPRAEIEGEMGDSLPGLQARLMSQALRKLTAILSKTGTAAIFINQVREKIGVMYGNPETTTGGRALKFYASVRLDVRKIGQPVKMGNDAIGNTVKVKTVKNKVAPPFKEVELTLMYGKGFDQLSDLVTLASDMEIIKKAGSFYSYNDERIGQGKEKAIAYIAERPEMEAEIRTRVLGAIKEGRDPLAAVPTVAE; encoded by the coding sequence ATGAGCAAAGAAAAAGACATCACCGCCGCCCCCACCGACGCCAAGGAACGCGCCAAGGCCATCGAGACCGCCATGAGCCAGATCGAGAAGGCGTTCGGCAAGGGCAGCATCATGAAACTCGGCGCCGAGAGCAAACTCGACGTGCAGGCCGTCAGCACCGGCAGCCTGAGCCTGGACCTCGCGCTGGGCGTGGGCGGCGTGCCCAAGGGCCGCATCACCGAGATCTACGGCCCGGAATCCGGCGGCAAGACCACCCTGGCGCTGGCCATCGTCGCGCAGGCCCAGAAGGCCGGCGGCACCTGCGCGTTCATCGACGCCGAACACGCCCTTGACCCCGTGTACGCCCGCGCGCTGGGCGTGAACACCGACGAACTGCTCGTCTCGCAGCCCGACAACGGCGAGCAGGCACTGGAGATCATGGAACTCCTCGTGCGCAGCGGCGCCGTGGACGTCGTCGTCGTGGACTCCGTCGCGGCCCTGACGCCCCGCGCGGAAATCGAGGGTGAGATGGGCGACAGCCTCCCCGGCCTCCAGGCCCGCCTGATGAGCCAGGCGCTGCGCAAACTCACCGCGATCCTCAGCAAGACCGGCACCGCCGCCATCTTCATCAACCAGGTCCGCGAGAAGATCGGCGTGATGTACGGCAACCCCGAAACCACCACCGGCGGCCGCGCCCTGAAGTTCTACGCCAGCGTCCGCCTGGACGTCCGCAAGATCGGCCAGCCCGTCAAGATGGGCAACGACGCCATCGGCAACACCGTGAAGGTCAAGACCGTGAAGAACAAGGTCGCGCCGCCCTTCAAGGAAGTCGAACTGACTCTGATGTACGGCAAGGGCTTCGACCAGCTCAGTGACCTCGTGACGCTCGCCAGCGACATGGAAATCATCAAGAAGGCCGGGTCGTTCTACTCCTACAACGACGAACGCATCGGCCAGGGCAAGGAAAAAGCCATCGCGTACATCGCGGAGCGCCCCGAGATGGAAGCCGAGATCCGCACCCGCGTCCTCGGCGCGATCAAGGAAGGCCGCGACCCGCTCGCCGCCGTGCCCACCGTCGCGGAATAA
- a CDS encoding four-helix bundle copper-binding protein — translation MTEAMIRECIDACLACVAACEACATACLAEPHLDMMRACVRLDRDCADVCALTARLLMRGSDLHARACALCAEACEACAAECGQHHHDHCQRCAEACRQCAEVCRKMAA, via the coding sequence ATGACTGAAGCCATGATCCGGGAGTGCATCGATGCGTGTCTGGCCTGCGTGGCGGCCTGTGAGGCGTGTGCGACGGCGTGTCTGGCCGAGCCGCATCTCGACATGATGCGGGCGTGCGTCCGCCTGGACCGGGACTGCGCGGACGTGTGCGCGTTGACGGCGCGACTGCTGATGCGCGGCAGCGACCTGCACGCGCGGGCGTGCGCGCTGTGTGCCGAGGCGTGCGAGGCCTGCGCGGCCGAGTGCGGCCAGCACCACCATGACCACTGCCAGCGCTGCGCGGAGGCCTGCCGTCAGTGTGCGGAGGTGTGCCGGAAGATGGCGGCCTGA
- the thpR gene encoding RNA 2',3'-cyclic phosphodiesterase, with protein MTDPRPKRPARPTSQPGKKPGPKAGGKSGARPGAKAAGKGRGAPDTHTPTTQRLFFALPVPADVTPALVAAQGKLRGNWRSVPADQMHVTLAYLPAVPHDRVDDLKKLGTRLFTDAAPLDLKLRGTGYFPNEGSPRVWFVKVEAEGLNELAAALRAEIQALGLSTDDLPFKAHVTLARKKGPAPRVPPILFPEHWTAGSAGLHRSILRKTGPIHETVSTFRLRGTPATPAPATEPAPDEAIQETP; from the coding sequence ATGACCGACCCCCGCCCGAAACGACCTGCCCGTCCCACCAGCCAGCCCGGCAAAAAGCCCGGACCCAAAGCTGGCGGCAAGTCCGGCGCCCGGCCCGGCGCGAAAGCTGCCGGGAAGGGACGCGGCGCGCCCGACACCCATACGCCCACCACGCAGCGCCTCTTCTTCGCGCTGCCCGTCCCGGCGGACGTCACGCCCGCGCTCGTCGCGGCGCAGGGGAAACTGCGCGGCAACTGGCGCTCGGTGCCCGCCGACCAGATGCACGTGACGCTGGCGTACCTCCCGGCTGTCCCGCATGACCGGGTGGACGACCTGAAGAAACTCGGCACGCGCCTCTTCACGGACGCCGCGCCGCTGGACCTGAAACTGCGCGGCACCGGGTACTTCCCGAACGAGGGCAGCCCCCGCGTGTGGTTCGTGAAGGTCGAGGCCGAGGGCCTGAACGAACTGGCCGCCGCGCTGCGCGCAGAAATCCAGGCGCTCGGCCTGAGCACCGACGACCTCCCGTTCAAGGCGCACGTCACGCTGGCCCGCAAGAAGGGCCCGGCGCCGCGCGTCCCCCCGATCCTCTTCCCCGAACACTGGACGGCCGGGAGCGCCGGGCTGCACCGCAGCATCCTGCGCAAGACCGGCCCCATTCACGAAACCGTCAGTACCTTCCGCCTGCGCGGCACCCCCGCCACCCCCGCCCCCGCGACCGAACCGGCCCCGGACGAGGCTATTCAGGAGACGCCATGA
- a CDS encoding CinA family nicotinamide mononucleotide deamidase-related protein, whose translation MPIAEIISVGTELLFGEIVDSNAAFVARELGARGLTLHHKSVVGDNLGRLQAAIERALDRADLLLLGGGLGPTDDDLTREAIAAALNETPQVDEAQLTHLRGLFEARGRVMPDTNRKQAWLIPSAEALPNPVGTAPGWFVRTTRGGQPKLIAALPGPPREMRRMWTEQVLPRLPLPTTALEHVTIHTHGIGESLIAERLGHLTRQANPSVATYARLTGVDVRVAASAPTPDEARALLAPVLDEVRGVLREWTWGEDDQTLAGTVQAALAGRTLGVIEAGSAGVLCTLLAEQPGFLDAAVTQDHRRLITLGLTPVTLQGDGLVSEAGARELADGAREHLGADLGLAVVVCTSGEGAGRAHVALSDGAQVAVAGVNWPGDPAQLRERAAVAALALAARTLPGWTA comes from the coding sequence ATGCCCATAGCAGAAATCATCAGTGTAGGCACAGAACTGCTGTTCGGCGAGATCGTCGACAGCAACGCCGCGTTCGTCGCCCGTGAACTGGGCGCGCGCGGCCTGACGCTGCACCATAAATCCGTCGTCGGGGACAACCTCGGGCGACTTCAGGCGGCCATCGAACGGGCGCTGGACCGCGCCGACCTGCTCCTGCTGGGCGGCGGCCTGGGCCCCACCGACGACGACCTGACCCGCGAGGCCATCGCCGCCGCGCTGAACGAGACGCCGCAGGTGGACGAGGCGCAGCTGACCCACCTGCGCGGCCTGTTCGAGGCACGTGGCCGGGTCATGCCCGACACGAACCGCAAGCAGGCGTGGCTGATCCCGTCCGCCGAGGCGCTGCCCAACCCGGTCGGCACCGCGCCTGGCTGGTTCGTCCGCACCACCCGCGGCGGGCAGCCGAAACTGATCGCGGCGCTGCCCGGCCCGCCGCGCGAGATGCGGCGCATGTGGACCGAGCAGGTCCTGCCGCGCCTGCCGCTGCCCACGACGGCGCTGGAGCACGTCACCATTCACACGCACGGCATCGGCGAGAGCCTGATCGCCGAGCGGCTGGGGCACCTGACGCGGCAGGCGAACCCCAGTGTCGCCACGTACGCCCGCCTGACCGGCGTGGACGTGCGCGTGGCGGCCAGCGCCCCCACCCCCGATGAGGCCCGCGCGCTGCTGGCCCCCGTGCTGGACGAGGTGCGCGGCGTGCTGCGCGAGTGGACCTGGGGCGAGGACGACCAGACCCTGGCGGGCACCGTGCAGGCCGCCCTGGCCGGGCGGACCCTGGGCGTGATCGAGGCGGGCAGCGCGGGCGTGCTGTGCACCCTGCTGGCCGAGCAGCCGGGCTTCCTGGACGCGGCGGTCACGCAGGATCACCGCCGCCTGATCACGCTGGGCCTGACCCCCGTGACCCTGCAGGGGGACGGACTGGTCAGCGAGGCGGGCGCGCGGGAACTGGCCGACGGCGCGCGCGAGCACCTGGGGGCCGACCTGGGCCTCGCGGTGGTCGTCTGCACCAGTGGCGAGGGGGCCGGGCGGGCGCACGTCGCCCTGAGTGACGGCGCGCAGGTCGCGGTGGCAGGCGTGAACTGGCCGGGCGACCCGGCGCAGCTACGCGAGCGGGCGGCAGTGGCGGCGCTGGCCCTCGCGGCCCGCACCCTGCCAGGATGGACGGCATGA